Proteins encoded by one window of Streptomyces sp. NBC_01571:
- the ffh gene encoding signal recognition particle protein: MFDTLSDRLSATFKNLRGKGRLSEADIDATAREIRIALLEADVALPVVRTFIKNVKERALGAEVSKALNPAQQVLKIVNEELVTILGGETRRLRFAKNPPTVLMLAGLQGAGKTTLAGKLGKWLKDQGHSPLLVAADLQRPNAVNQLSVVAERAGVAVYAPEPGNGVGDPVKVAKDSMEFARTKVHDIVIVDTAGRLGIDQELMQQAADIRDAVSPDEILFVVDAMIGQDAVNTAEAFRDGVGFDGVVLSKLDGDARGGAALSIASVTGKPIMFASNGEKLDDFDAFHPDRMASRILDMGDLLTLIEQAEKTFSQEEAEKMASKLASKKGQDFTLDDFLSQMEQVRKMGSISKLLGMLPGMGQIKDQINNLDERDVDRTAAIIKSMTPAERQEPTIINGSRRARIAKGSGVEVSAVKGLVERFFEARKMMSRMAQGGGMPGMPGIPGMGGGPGRTKKKVKQAKGKQRSGNPMKRKQQEEEAAARREAGAQPGGAFGLPAGRQGQDFELPDEFKKFMD; encoded by the coding sequence GTGTTCGATACTCTCTCCGATCGCCTCTCAGCGACGTTCAAGAACCTGCGGGGCAAGGGCCGGCTGTCCGAAGCTGACATCGACGCCACCGCACGCGAGATCCGTATCGCGCTCCTCGAGGCCGACGTGGCCCTGCCGGTCGTGCGGACCTTCATCAAGAACGTCAAGGAACGTGCCCTCGGCGCCGAGGTCTCCAAGGCGCTGAACCCGGCCCAGCAGGTCCTGAAGATCGTGAACGAGGAACTCGTCACGATCCTGGGCGGCGAGACCCGCCGTCTGCGGTTCGCCAAGAACCCGCCCACCGTGCTCATGCTCGCCGGTCTGCAGGGTGCAGGTAAGACCACCCTCGCCGGAAAGCTCGGCAAGTGGCTCAAGGACCAGGGCCACTCGCCGCTCCTGGTGGCCGCCGACCTCCAGCGCCCGAACGCCGTGAACCAGCTCAGCGTCGTCGCCGAGCGCGCCGGTGTGGCCGTCTACGCGCCCGAACCGGGCAACGGCGTCGGCGACCCGGTCAAGGTCGCCAAGGACTCCATGGAGTTCGCGCGGACCAAGGTCCACGACATCGTGATCGTCGACACCGCCGGCCGCCTCGGCATCGACCAGGAGCTGATGCAGCAGGCCGCGGACATCCGTGACGCGGTCAGCCCCGACGAGATCCTCTTCGTCGTCGACGCGATGATCGGCCAGGACGCGGTCAACACCGCCGAGGCCTTCCGCGACGGCGTCGGCTTCGACGGTGTGGTGCTCTCCAAGCTCGACGGCGACGCCCGCGGTGGTGCCGCGCTCTCCATCGCCTCGGTCACCGGCAAGCCGATCATGTTCGCGTCGAACGGCGAGAAGCTCGACGACTTCGACGCCTTCCACCCGGACCGGATGGCCTCCCGCATCCTCGACATGGGTGACCTGCTCACCCTGATCGAGCAGGCGGAGAAGACGTTCAGCCAAGAAGAGGCCGAGAAGATGGCCTCCAAGCTGGCGTCCAAGAAGGGCCAGGACTTCACCCTGGACGACTTCCTGTCCCAGATGGAGCAGGTCAGGAAGATGGGCAGCATCAGCAAGCTGCTCGGCATGCTCCCGGGCATGGGTCAGATCAAGGACCAGATCAACAACCTCGACGAGCGCGACGTCGACCGCACGGCCGCCATCATCAAGTCGATGACCCCGGCCGAGCGCCAGGAGCCGACGATCATCAACGGCTCGCGCCGCGCCCGTATCGCCAAGGGCTCCGGCGTCGAGGTCAGCGCGGTCAAGGGCCTGGTCGAGCGCTTCTTCGAGGCCCGCAAGATGATGTCCCGCATGGCCCAGGGCGGCGGCATGCCGGGAATGCCCGGAATCCCGGGCATGGGCGGCGGCCCCGGCCGCACCAAGAAGAAGGTCAAGCAGGCCAAGGGCAAGCAGCGCTCCGGCAACCCGATGAAGCGCAAGCAGCAGGAGGAAGAGGCCGCGGCGCGCCGCGAGGCCGGGGCCCAGCCGGGCGGCGCCTTCGGACTGCCGGCCGGCCGGCAGGGCCAGGACTTCGAGCTCCCGGACGAGTTCAAGAAGTTCATGGACTGA